In the Juglans microcarpa x Juglans regia isolate MS1-56 chromosome 6D, Jm3101_v1.0, whole genome shotgun sequence genome, one interval contains:
- the LOC121236037 gene encoding dof zinc finger protein DOF5.6, giving the protein MGLASLQVCMDSSDWLQGTIHDDSGMNSSSPSEDMLTCSRPLMERRLRPQHDQALKCPRCDSTHTKFCYYNNYSLSQPRYFCKTCRRYWTKGGTLRNIPVGGGCRKNKKVSAKKPNDQPMNQNHPGSSSSHNPTDLQLSFPEVQLSHLTHILGTHGTLGNPNFMDTKYHGMLENPRPIDFMESTKMENVAGNSRNYDFMGNGDLGMVGGLGDLSSAHGLAPNFHGLCSPYGMSIDGNSTAGTFMETCQRLMLPYDANDHHHHHHHQDHTAIDVKPNTKLLSLDWQDQGCSDAGKDSFGYLNGLGLWTGMMNGYGTSSSNPLV; this is encoded by the exons ATGGGTCTTGCTTCCTTGCAAGTTTGCATGGATTCGTCTGACTGGTTACAG GGCACGATTCACGATGACTCTGGGATGAATTCCTCCTCGCCGTCCGAGGACATGCTCACATGCTCGAGGCCCTTGATGGAGAGGCGGCTGAGGCCACAGCACGACCAAGCTCTCAAATGCCCAAGGTGTGACTCAACCCACACCAAATTCTGCTACTACAACAACTACAGCCTCTCTCAGCCAAGGTACTTCTGCAAGACCTGTAGGAGGTATTGGACCAAAGGAGGTACCCTCAGGAACATTCCTGTGGGTGGTGGCTGCAGAAAGAACAAGAAGGTTTCTGCTAAAAAACCCAATGATCAACCCATGAACCAAAATCACCCAGGATCTTCATCCTCCCACAACCCTACCGACCTTCAACTTTCTTTCCCTGAGGTGCAACTTTCTCATCTTACTCATATTCTAGGCACGCATGGGACGCTCGGGAACCCAAATTTTATGGACACCAAGTATCATGGGATGCTCGAGAACCCTAGGCCTATTGACTTTATGGAGAGTACTAAGATGGAAAATGTTGCTGGGAATTCTAGGAACTACGATTTTATGGGGAATGGTGACTTGGGTATGGTTGGTGGGCTGGGAGATTTGAGCAGTGCCCATGGTTTGGCACCAAATTTTCATGGTCTTTGCTCTCCATATGGAATGTCCATTGATGGAAACAGTACTGCCGGAACTTTCATGGAGACATGCCAGAGGTTAATGCTGCCATATGATgcaaatgatcatcatcatcatcatcatcatcaggaCCATACTGCAATAGATGTGAAGCCAAACACCAAGCTCTTGTCCCTTGATTGGCAAGACCAAGGTTGCTCTGATGCTGGAAAGGACTCGTTTGGGTATCTCAATGGTCTAGGTTTGTGGACCGGCATGATGAATGGTTACGGAACATCTTCATCCAATCCATTAGTCTAA